One region of Deltaproteobacteria bacterium genomic DNA includes:
- a CDS encoding CBS domain-containing protein gives MTHKIVREYMASEPTTLQETDTLRAAVECVLVRKIRHLPVVDEEGQLVGIFTDRDLKRSLPSPLSGLEAEDREQLLDETTIQRLMTREPVTISPDANLADAVEQMIERKIGGIPVVEHGRLVGIITQTDALRALLGLLD, from the coding sequence ATGACCCACAAGATCGTCCGGGAGTACATGGCCAGCGAGCCCACCACCCTGCAGGAGACGGATACGCTCCGAGCGGCGGTCGAGTGCGTGCTCGTGCGGAAGATCCGCCACCTGCCCGTCGTCGACGAGGAGGGGCAGCTGGTGGGCATCTTCACCGACCGCGATCTGAAGCGGTCGCTGCCCTCGCCGCTCTCTGGCCTCGAGGCGGAGGACCGGGAGCAGCTCCTCGACGAGACGACCATCCAGCGGCTGATGACCCGCGAGCCGGTGACCATCTCGCCGGACGCCAACCTCGCCGACGCGGTCGAGCAGATGATCGAGCGGAAGATCGGCGGCATCCCGGTGGTCGAGCACGGCCGCCTGGTCGGCATCATCACCCAGACCGACGCCCTGCGCGCCCTCCTCGGGCTGCTCGACTGA
- a CDS encoding TIGR04282 family arsenosugar biosynthesis glycosyltransferase, which translates to MEGTNSPGRVCVFARPPRAGRVKTRLAAALGDAAALALYRAFLADTLEAAGRSGAEVVVHLAEAPPPGQAAGREEALSGLPWRLQGEGDLGARMAGAFAAEAADGVATLAIVGSDLPALRPADLRACLARAREGAAVLAPTPDGGFWCVAGPAGLPWAAVFEGVAWSSGGERVACEARLRARGVEVAAGPLLRDVDRLEDLLALWEEVRDAGPGLARHTRAAIAADPALRERFR; encoded by the coding sequence GTGGAAGGCACAAATTCACCTGGCCGCGTCTGCGTCTTCGCTCGCCCGCCCCGGGCCGGGAGGGTCAAGACCCGGCTGGCGGCGGCGCTCGGGGACGCGGCGGCCCTCGCCCTCTACCGCGCCTTCCTCGCCGACACCCTGGAGGCGGCGGGGCGCAGCGGGGCCGAGGTCGTCGTGCACCTCGCCGAGGCGCCACCCCCCGGACAGGCGGCAGGAAGGGAGGAGGCCCTCTCGGGGCTGCCCTGGCGGCTGCAGGGGGAGGGGGATCTGGGCGCCCGGATGGCGGGCGCCTTCGCCGCCGAGGCCGCCGATGGCGTCGCCACCCTCGCCATCGTCGGCTCGGATCTGCCGGCCCTGCGCCCGGCGGACCTGCGGGCCTGCCTGGCGCGGGCCCGGGAGGGGGCGGCGGTGCTGGCCCCCACCCCGGACGGCGGCTTCTGGTGCGTCGCCGGGCCCGCCGGCCTCCCCTGGGCCGCGGTCTTCGAGGGGGTCGCGTGGAGCAGCGGCGGCGAGCGGGTGGCCTGCGAGGCCCGCCTGCGGGCGCGGGGGGTGGAGGTGGCGGCCGGCCCTCTGCTCCGGGACGTGGATCGGCTCGAGGATCTGCTGGCGCTCTGGGAGGAGGTGCGGGACGCCGGGCCCGGCCTCGCCCGCCACACCCGGGCGGCGATCGCCGCGGACCCCGCCCTGCGCGAGCGCTTTCGGTAG
- a CDS encoding adenylate/guanylate cyclase domain-containing protein: protein MPTAWKVALALGILAAGLHLRAFSGVRAEDTLAGSLEAKALDIKFRLRGPITPSGHVTVIGIDERSVGTYGLWPWDRSIVADLVDRLTEAKVRVIALDMSFVDAQLSGRHTTLHEIHEIYQEAVAGGLKVPEGVALEEGEAKRPTVPELDAYFERTLSEQGPDEQLAKAIFESGRVVWGLFGYRSREGVRSVNLSEEHLDACFTRVRPFLVAHLYEARTDAESGAEREYALEVPVDAPQVNIGYLNEGIESPLPAFSAATPYFGLINVYPDRDGGLRRAEVLQRYRDRLVPSLALRSVAAYLGSNIYPLWDAEQGQVLTVRLRVGSAEADGLAITDAHGAIDWMEQRAEELPPGPWEEAHVAKWEAWREERQEAIDNLPEDVEEFPPVDPVTLPGFAYGDKFDLDLDPVQQGRILINHLGRGRDFDTVSAVDVLEGKADPELLAGRIALVGVTALGTYDQRVTPYDGMIPGVYVQSAIMDNILSRRLLVRWGWMAPIEAVILLGIALLVGLALPRIKGAVFIVLFVVLGVGIYIAVDLYVFVNHGVELFLFTPLAFFVGTSGVVLGLQLALTDREKRKVRRAFQHYLAPSVLESVLKDESKLALNPTKAELSVLFSDIRGFTTISERLPPEQLAIVLNTYLTPMTHVVFEQGGTLDKYMGDAIMAFWGDPIPFEDHALRACTTAVKMIEVCDRLAEEFVERGWPPIEIGIGINTGQVSVGNFGSDMLFDYTVMGDSVNLASRLEGTNKQYGTKIIISEATLAKVSGQVVVRPLDAVRVKGKREPVRIYELLALGQPTPEQKVFLDLFSEALVHYKEQLWDRAIALFQECLEHQPGDYAAQLYIARSNAMKETPPGDDWDGVYTMTTK, encoded by the coding sequence GTGCCGACGGCGTGGAAGGTGGCGCTGGCGCTGGGGATCCTGGCGGCGGGGCTGCACCTGAGGGCCTTCTCGGGGGTGCGGGCCGAGGACACCCTCGCCGGCTCCCTGGAGGCGAAGGCCCTGGACATCAAGTTCCGGTTGCGGGGCCCCATCACGCCCTCGGGGCACGTCACCGTCATCGGCATCGACGAGCGCTCGGTGGGGACCTACGGCCTCTGGCCCTGGGACCGCAGCATCGTCGCCGACCTGGTCGACCGGCTGACCGAGGCGAAGGTGCGGGTCATCGCCCTGGACATGTCCTTCGTCGACGCCCAGCTCTCCGGGCGGCACACGACCCTCCACGAGATCCACGAGATCTATCAGGAGGCCGTCGCCGGCGGCCTGAAGGTCCCGGAGGGGGTGGCGCTCGAGGAGGGTGAGGCGAAGCGCCCCACCGTCCCCGAGCTGGACGCCTACTTCGAGAGGACCCTCTCGGAGCAGGGGCCGGACGAGCAGCTGGCGAAGGCCATCTTCGAGTCCGGCCGGGTGGTCTGGGGTCTCTTCGGCTACCGCTCCCGCGAGGGCGTGCGCTCGGTGAACCTCTCCGAGGAGCACCTCGACGCCTGCTTCACCCGGGTGCGGCCCTTCCTCGTCGCGCACCTCTACGAGGCCCGCACCGACGCCGAGAGCGGCGCGGAGCGAGAGTACGCCCTCGAGGTGCCGGTGGACGCGCCCCAGGTGAACATCGGCTACCTCAACGAGGGCATCGAGTCGCCCCTGCCGGCCTTCTCGGCGGCCACCCCCTACTTCGGGCTGATCAACGTCTACCCCGACCGGGACGGCGGCCTGCGCCGCGCCGAGGTGCTGCAGCGCTATCGCGATCGCCTGGTGCCCTCCCTCGCCCTTCGCAGCGTGGCGGCCTACCTCGGCTCCAACATCTACCCCCTCTGGGACGCCGAGCAGGGGCAGGTGCTCACCGTCCGCCTCCGGGTCGGCTCGGCCGAGGCCGACGGCCTGGCCATCACCGACGCCCACGGCGCCATCGACTGGATGGAGCAGCGCGCCGAGGAGCTCCCGCCCGGCCCCTGGGAGGAGGCCCACGTCGCGAAGTGGGAGGCCTGGCGCGAGGAGCGGCAGGAGGCCATCGACAACCTCCCCGAGGACGTCGAGGAGTTCCCGCCGGTCGACCCCGTCACCCTCCCGGGCTTCGCCTACGGCGACAAGTTCGATCTCGATCTCGACCCCGTGCAGCAGGGCCGGATCCTGATCAACCACCTCGGCCGCGGCCGCGACTTCGACACCGTCTCCGCGGTGGACGTCCTCGAGGGCAAGGCCGATCCCGAGTTGCTCGCCGGGCGCATCGCCCTGGTCGGCGTCACCGCCCTGGGCACCTACGATCAGCGGGTCACGCCCTACGACGGGATGATCCCCGGCGTCTACGTGCAGTCGGCGATCATGGACAACATCCTCTCCCGCCGCCTGCTGGTGCGCTGGGGCTGGATGGCCCCCATCGAGGCGGTGATCCTCCTCGGCATCGCGCTCCTGGTCGGGCTGGCCCTGCCGCGGATCAAGGGGGCGGTCTTCATCGTCCTCTTCGTGGTCCTCGGGGTGGGGATCTACATCGCCGTCGATCTCTACGTCTTCGTGAACCACGGGGTGGAGCTCTTCCTCTTCACGCCGTTGGCCTTCTTCGTCGGCACCAGCGGCGTGGTCCTGGGGCTGCAGCTCGCCCTTACCGACCGCGAGAAGCGCAAGGTGCGCCGCGCCTTCCAGCACTACCTGGCCCCCTCGGTCCTGGAGAGCGTGCTCAAGGACGAGAGCAAGCTCGCCCTGAACCCCACCAAGGCCGAGCTCTCGGTGCTCTTCTCCGACATCCGCGGCTTCACCACCATCAGCGAGCGGCTGCCTCCCGAGCAGCTCGCGATCGTGTTGAACACCTACCTGACGCCGATGACCCACGTGGTCTTCGAGCAGGGCGGCACCCTCGACAAGTACATGGGCGACGCCATCATGGCCTTCTGGGGCGATCCCATCCCCTTCGAGGATCACGCCCTGCGGGCCTGCACCACCGCGGTGAAGATGATCGAGGTCTGCGACCGCCTCGCCGAGGAGTTCGTGGAGCGCGGCTGGCCGCCCATCGAGATCGGCATCGGCATCAACACCGGTCAGGTGTCGGTGGGCAACTTCGGTTCGGACATGCTCTTCGACTACACGGTGATGGGCGACTCGGTGAACCTCGCCTCCCGCCTCGAGGGTACGAACAAGCAGTACGGCACCAAGATCATCATCAGCGAGGCGACCCTGGCCAAGGTCAGCGGCCAGGTGGTGGTGCGGCCCCTGGACGCGGTGCGGGTGAAGGGCAAGCGGGAGCCGGTGCGGATCTACGAGCTGCTGGCCCTCGGGCAGCCCACCCCGGAGCAGAAGGTCTTCCTCGACCTCTTCTCCGAGGCGCTGGTGCACTACAAGGAGCAGCTCTGGGATCGCGCCATCGCGCTCTTCCAGGAGTGCCTGGAGCACCAGCCGGGGGACTACGCGGCGCAGCTCTACATCGCGCGCAGCAACGCCATGAAGGAGACTCCGCCGGGAGACGACTGGGATGGCGTCTACACGATGACGACCAAGTAG
- a CDS encoding cyclic nucleotide-binding domain-containing protein — MSERKIRKLKEAVAKSLARQHYQDALTAAEELIELDPRDDRTLLKVGELHQRLGNEEKALEVYHRVADFYADDGRLVRAISVLKMILQLQPEDTATAKKLSLLYAARGLPPSKAVKAMLDEKVHAADHAPEPAPEPAPPPGPKPAPAGLAPKPVPRPAPPSMPPPRPVSFDEISVEIEIPVEVQEALDPELAAAPEPAPAPAPAPAPAPAPRAGPSGSELLAAMAEAENPFAVTSDEEARRQLAEDDLQSLDLGDLDLAFVELAPDALPEMPHTPLFSDLAPEELHALLTRVQARPIAPGQTVVEQGDVGSSIFVVSDGHLVVEVNSGESVQEVAELEEGAFFGEFGMLTDGIRHATVRAVDDVEVLEIHHEDLLELTRQHPRVRRVLVEFYQKRAMETALAASRVFGSLDQFARHELARCASMERHQAESTILQEGDDPEGIFLVKRGKLRVESRGLQDEAVALAELGPGDFFGEISTFSGSPVTADVVADEAVEVLKISRREVLEFCGDHPGVREVLEEIGQRRLHESIDRLTSAGLV, encoded by the coding sequence ATGTCCGAGCGCAAGATCCGGAAGCTGAAGGAGGCGGTGGCCAAGAGCCTGGCCCGCCAGCACTACCAGGACGCCCTGACGGCGGCCGAGGAGCTCATCGAGCTCGATCCCCGGGACGACCGCACCCTGCTGAAGGTGGGCGAGCTCCACCAGCGCCTCGGCAACGAGGAGAAGGCCCTGGAGGTCTACCACCGGGTCGCCGACTTCTACGCCGACGACGGGCGGCTGGTGCGGGCCATCTCGGTGCTGAAGATGATCCTCCAGCTCCAGCCCGAGGACACCGCCACCGCCAAGAAGCTCTCGCTCCTCTACGCCGCCCGGGGGCTGCCGCCCTCCAAGGCGGTGAAGGCGATGCTGGACGAGAAGGTCCACGCCGCCGACCACGCCCCGGAGCCCGCGCCGGAGCCTGCCCCCCCGCCGGGTCCGAAGCCCGCGCCCGCCGGGCTCGCGCCGAAGCCGGTGCCCCGCCCCGCGCCCCCCTCGATGCCCCCGCCGAGGCCGGTGAGCTTCGACGAGATCTCCGTCGAGATCGAGATCCCGGTGGAGGTTCAGGAGGCCCTCGACCCGGAGCTGGCCGCCGCGCCCGAACCGGCGCCCGCGCCCGCACCAGCACCCGCGCCCGCCCCCGCGCCCCGCGCCGGGCCGAGCGGCTCCGAGCTCCTCGCCGCCATGGCCGAGGCCGAGAACCCCTTCGCCGTCACCAGCGACGAGGAGGCGCGGCGGCAGCTGGCCGAGGACGACCTGCAGTCCCTCGACCTGGGTGACCTGGACCTGGCCTTCGTGGAGCTGGCCCCCGACGCCCTGCCGGAGATGCCCCACACGCCTCTCTTCTCCGACCTGGCCCCCGAGGAGCTCCATGCCCTCCTCACCCGGGTGCAGGCGCGGCCCATCGCCCCCGGTCAGACGGTGGTCGAGCAGGGCGACGTGGGCTCGTCGATCTTCGTGGTCAGCGATGGGCACCTGGTCGTCGAGGTGAACTCCGGCGAGTCCGTGCAGGAGGTCGCCGAGCTGGAGGAGGGCGCCTTCTTCGGCGAGTTCGGGATGCTCACCGACGGCATCCGCCACGCGACCGTAAGGGCCGTGGACGACGTCGAGGTGCTGGAGATCCACCACGAGGACCTGCTCGAGCTCACCCGGCAGCACCCGCGGGTGCGCAGAGTCCTGGTCGAGTTCTACCAGAAGCGCGCCATGGAGACGGCCCTGGCCGCCTCGCGGGTCTTCGGTAGCCTGGACCAGTTCGCGCGGCACGAGCTCGCCCGCTGCGCCTCGATGGAGCGCCACCAGGCCGAGTCGACCATCCTGCAGGAGGGCGACGATCCCGAGGGCATCTTCCTGGTGAAGCGGGGCAAGCTGCGGGTCGAGAGCCGCGGGCTGCAGGACGAGGCGGTCGCGCTCGCCGAGCTCGGGCCGGGCGACTTCTTCGGCGAGATCTCCACCTTCAGCGGCTCACCGGTGACCGCCGACGTGGTCGCCGACGAGGCGGTGGAGGTCCTGAAGATCTCCCGGCGCGAGGTCCTCGAGTTCTGCGGTGATCACCCGGGCGTACGTGAGGTCCTCGAGGAGATCGGGCAGCGCCGCCTGCACGAGTCGATCGATCGCCTCACCTCGGCCGGCCTGGTCTGA
- a CDS encoding Crp/Fnr family transcriptional regulator, translating into MGVEDVLFQKFGKTFPAGTVLFREGEGGDEMYVIHAGTVRITKEIRGREKFLAELGQGEFFGEMAILNAKPRSATATVSSEAKLIVINPKVFEAMILGSTEVALRMVKRLASRLQEADEQIENLMMRDARSRVVHFLLSQDAKGMNPLPFVAEDLPSQLGLPLDEIEEVFEGLRKKGFVETTEETTRLVDRAKLQQYLEFLEMKEQFGDA; encoded by the coding sequence ATGGGTGTCGAGGACGTCCTCTTCCAGAAATTCGGCAAGACCTTCCCCGCCGGCACCGTGCTCTTCCGCGAGGGAGAGGGCGGCGACGAGATGTACGTCATCCACGCCGGGACGGTGCGGATCACCAAGGAGATCCGGGGCCGGGAGAAGTTCCTGGCCGAGCTGGGGCAGGGCGAGTTCTTCGGTGAGATGGCGATCCTGAACGCCAAGCCCCGCTCGGCGACCGCCACCGTCTCCTCGGAGGCGAAGCTGATCGTCATCAACCCCAAGGTCTTCGAGGCGATGATCCTCGGCTCCACCGAGGTGGCGCTGCGGATGGTCAAGCGCCTGGCCTCCCGCCTGCAGGAGGCGGACGAGCAGATCGAGAACCTCATGATGCGGGACGCCCGCTCCCGGGTGGTGCACTTCCTGCTCTCCCAGGACGCCAAGGGGATGAACCCGCTTCCCTTCGTCGCCGAGGACCTGCCCTCCCAGCTGGGCCTGCCTCTCGACGAGATCGAAGAGGTCTTCGAGGGCCTTCGCAAGAAGGGCTTCGTCGAGACCACCGAAGAGACCACACGCCTCGTCGACCGGGCGAAGCTACAGCAGTACCTCGAGTTCCTGGAGATGAAGGAACAGTTCGGGGACGCCTAG
- the accD gene encoding acetyl-CoA carboxylase, carboxyltransferase subunit beta — MAWFSKTPSKRTAASKSQIAEGIWSKCDGCGEIVYAAEIERNQMVCPLCDHHFHWPIRDRLASLLDSGSFEETDAELQSGDPLGFSDSKRYRDRLKSTRKRLSENEAFVSGLARLDGHLVAVGGFNFQFMGGSMGSVVGEKVTRLFLRAHERKCAVVLFNASGGARMQEGVFSLMQMAKASAAIGRFREVKKPFISVMLHPTTGGVAASFAWLGDVVVAEPKALVGFAGPRVIEQTIRQTLPEGFQRSEFLLEKGMVDMVVRRPELRARLALLLNLLA; from the coding sequence ATGGCCTGGTTTTCGAAGACGCCGTCCAAGCGGACGGCAGCCTCCAAGTCACAGATCGCCGAGGGCATCTGGAGCAAGTGCGACGGCTGCGGCGAGATCGTCTACGCCGCCGAGATCGAGCGCAACCAGATGGTCTGCCCCCTCTGCGACCATCACTTCCACTGGCCGATCCGCGACCGCCTCGCCTCGCTCCTCGACTCCGGCAGCTTCGAGGAGACCGACGCCGAGCTCCAGTCCGGGGATCCCCTCGGCTTCAGTGACAGCAAGCGCTACCGCGATCGCCTGAAGTCCACCCGCAAGCGCCTCTCCGAGAACGAGGCCTTCGTCTCGGGGCTCGCGCGCCTCGACGGCCACCTGGTGGCGGTGGGCGGCTTCAACTTCCAGTTCATGGGCGGCTCCATGGGCTCGGTGGTGGGGGAGAAGGTGACCCGCCTCTTCCTGCGGGCCCACGAGCGCAAGTGCGCGGTGGTCCTCTTCAACGCCTCGGGCGGCGCCCGGATGCAGGAGGGGGTCTTCTCCCTCATGCAGATGGCGAAGGCCTCGGCGGCCATCGGCCGCTTCCGCGAGGTGAAGAAGCCCTTCATCTCGGTGATGCTGCACCCCACCACCGGCGGGGTGGCGGCCTCCTTCGCCTGGCTCGGCGACGTCGTGGTGGCCGAGCCCAAGGCCCTGGTCGGCTTCGCCGGCCCCCGGGTGATCGAGCAGACCATCCGCCAGACCCTCCCCGAGGGCTTCCAGCGCTCGGAGTTCCTCCTCGAGAAGGGGATGGTCGACATGGTGGTCCGCCGGCCCGAGCTGCGCGCGCGCCTGGCGCTGCTGCTCAACCTCCTGGCTTGA
- a CDS encoding bifunctional folylpolyglutamate synthase/dihydrofolate synthase gives MEAERFREWLFSLRRSGVHPSLAPTRSVLAALGHPDRGYRAVQVVGTVGKGSVSATLASLLQQEGRRVGLFTSPHLVHFEERMRVDGVDATSAELAEAYREIDAAAPWASDDPRLPGEAGRRGLTFFEWAVVLAARHFARKGCEVVVWEAGLGGRWDGTTAARADLTVISRIDLDHTRTLGETLEAIAAEKAEAFRPGAPVVSAPQAAAAAEVIARFAAERGCPLHRFGEDATLGAEGYREGEVFHPGLRPRLAGAHQAINAGVAILAARRLAALEGRPAPDAEALRRGLEETRWPGRLQWLEPSLLCDGFHNRAGAEASAAALPALLEGRPLHLVFGCLKDRDPLALLEPFLPLIRRLTLVSPVSERGLDARTYHAEVARRVPGAVLAGRLPELLEGGRPPADAAGGEVTMVGGSLYLVGELLALREGTAPDPGEATTEVAAAAP, from the coding sequence ATGGAGGCGGAGCGCTTCAGGGAGTGGCTCTTCTCCCTGCGTCGCAGCGGCGTGCACCCCTCGCTCGCTCCGACCCGCAGCGTCCTCGCGGCCCTGGGTCACCCCGACCGCGGCTACCGGGCGGTGCAGGTGGTGGGCACGGTGGGGAAGGGGAGCGTCTCGGCGACCCTCGCCTCGCTGCTCCAGCAGGAGGGCCGCCGGGTGGGCCTCTTCACCTCGCCGCACCTGGTGCACTTCGAGGAGCGGATGCGGGTCGACGGGGTCGACGCGACGTCCGCCGAGCTGGCCGAGGCCTACCGGGAGATCGACGCGGCGGCCCCCTGGGCCAGCGATGACCCCCGGCTGCCCGGCGAGGCCGGCCGGCGGGGGCTGACCTTCTTCGAGTGGGCCGTGGTGCTCGCCGCCCGGCACTTCGCGCGGAAGGGCTGCGAAGTGGTGGTCTGGGAGGCCGGCCTCGGCGGCCGCTGGGACGGCACCACCGCCGCGCGGGCCGACCTCACGGTGATCAGCCGCATCGATCTCGACCACACCAGGACCCTCGGGGAGACCCTGGAGGCCATCGCCGCCGAGAAGGCCGAGGCCTTCCGCCCGGGGGCGCCGGTGGTCAGCGCGCCGCAGGCGGCAGCGGCCGCCGAGGTGATCGCGCGCTTCGCCGCCGAGCGCGGCTGCCCCCTCCACCGCTTCGGGGAGGACGCCACCCTCGGCGCCGAGGGCTACCGGGAGGGCGAGGTCTTCCACCCGGGCCTGCGTCCGCGGCTCGCCGGCGCCCACCAGGCGATCAACGCCGGGGTGGCCATCCTCGCCGCCCGCCGCCTCGCCGCGCTCGAGGGGCGGCCCGCGCCCGACGCCGAGGCGCTGAGGCGCGGCCTGGAGGAGACCCGCTGGCCGGGGCGGCTCCAGTGGCTCGAGCCCTCCCTCCTCTGCGACGGCTTCCACAACCGTGCCGGGGCCGAGGCGAGCGCCGCCGCGCTGCCGGCCCTGCTGGAGGGGCGCCCCCTGCACCTCGTCTTCGGCTGCCTCAAGGATCGCGATCCTCTGGCCCTGCTCGAGCCCTTCCTGCCCCTGATCCGGCGCCTGACCCTGGTCTCGCCGGTGAGCGAGCGGGGGCTCGACGCCCGCACCTACCACGCCGAGGTCGCGCGCCGGGTGCCGGGCGCGGTCCTCGCCGGCCGCCTGCCGGAGTTGCTGGAGGGCGGGCGGCCGCCCGCGGACGCGGCGGGCGGGGAGGTCACGATGGTCGGGGGCTCGCTCTACCTCGTCGGCGAGCTCCTCGCCCTGCGCGAGGGCACGGCGCCGGATCCAGGCGAGGCGACCACCGAGGTGGCCGCCGCCGCGCCCTGA
- a CDS encoding amidase, which yields MAYTRTPVKAPRLAGFKLKLFVGLLESPFGGPLKKMMLTNLGMPAFRERAIEEGPSPWSIRPHPAKAPEGSEPDLEALISSPPPGGSFPEESVWAFVSAYRAGDRSPVDIARRVVEATRQSNATTPPLRAIIAQHESDLLQQAQESAERYAKGTTRSLLDGVPVAVKDEVDQEGYGTTAGTSFLGQSPAQSDSTVVERLRNAGALLIGKANMTEIGIVVTGLNPHLGAVRNPYDPARMTGGSSSGPGGAVAAGLCPVALGADGGGSIRMPAGFCGLVGLKPTFGRVSEHGAAPLCWSVAHLGPMGMTARDTALLYHVLAGPDPRDPHSLEQPEPTLAGLGDPDLSGLRIGVYRPYFEDADEEVVKHCDGMLQNLTEAGASEVGIEIEDIDGMRLAQLVTIASEMVASHRQYYREDPTRYGHDVRLNFSLVASLDGADYVNAQRVRTQACERFRRLFGEVDLIALPTSGTVAPPFPADAAETGESNLELLDKIMRFAGIANLTGLPAITFPAGYTAAGLPVGFQLIAAPWREDLLLKAALVSEHFVPKKSPRVRYDLLGEQ from the coding sequence ATGGCCTATACCCGCACCCCCGTGAAGGCGCCGCGTCTCGCCGGCTTCAAGCTCAAGCTCTTCGTCGGTCTCCTGGAGAGCCCCTTCGGCGGACCGCTGAAGAAGATGATGCTCACCAACCTCGGGATGCCCGCCTTCCGGGAGCGGGCGATCGAGGAGGGCCCCTCGCCCTGGTCGATCCGGCCTCACCCGGCGAAGGCCCCCGAGGGGAGCGAGCCCGATCTCGAGGCGCTGATCTCCAGCCCGCCCCCCGGGGGCAGCTTCCCGGAGGAGTCGGTCTGGGCCTTCGTCTCGGCCTACCGCGCCGGCGACCGCTCGCCGGTCGACATCGCCCGGCGGGTGGTCGAGGCCACCCGGCAGTCGAACGCCACCACCCCACCCCTGCGGGCGATCATCGCCCAGCACGAGAGCGACCTGCTCCAGCAGGCCCAGGAGTCGGCCGAGCGCTACGCCAAGGGCACCACCCGCTCCCTCCTCGACGGGGTCCCGGTGGCGGTGAAGGACGAGGTGGATCAGGAGGGCTACGGCACCACCGCCGGCACCTCCTTCCTGGGGCAGAGCCCGGCCCAGAGCGACAGCACGGTGGTCGAGCGCCTGCGCAACGCCGGCGCCCTGCTCATCGGCAAGGCGAACATGACCGAGATCGGCATCGTGGTGACGGGCCTGAACCCGCACCTCGGCGCGGTCCGCAACCCCTACGATCCGGCGCGGATGACCGGCGGCTCCTCCAGCGGCCCCGGCGGCGCGGTCGCGGCGGGCCTCTGCCCGGTCGCCCTGGGCGCCGACGGCGGCGGCTCGATCCGGATGCCCGCGGGCTTCTGCGGCCTGGTGGGGCTCAAGCCCACCTTCGGCCGGGTCAGCGAGCACGGCGCGGCGCCCCTCTGCTGGAGCGTCGCCCACCTGGGCCCGATGGGCATGACCGCCCGGGACACCGCCCTGCTCTACCACGTGCTGGCGGGCCCCGATCCCCGCGACCCCCACTCCCTCGAGCAGCCCGAGCCGACCCTCGCCGGCCTCGGCGATCCGGATCTCTCGGGCCTGCGCATCGGGGTCTACCGCCCCTACTTCGAGGACGCCGACGAGGAGGTCGTGAAGCACTGCGACGGGATGCTCCAGAACCTCACCGAGGCGGGCGCCAGCGAGGTGGGCATCGAGATCGAGGACATCGACGGCATGCGCCTGGCGCAGCTGGTCACGATCGCCTCGGAGATGGTCGCCTCCCACCGGCAGTACTACCGGGAGGATCCCACCCGCTACGGCCACGACGTGCGGCTGAACTTCTCCCTGGTCGCCTCCCTCGACGGCGCCGACTACGTGAACGCCCAGCGGGTCCGCACCCAGGCCTGCGAGCGCTTCCGCCGCCTCTTCGGGGAGGTCGATCTGATCGCGCTGCCCACCTCGGGCACCGTGGCGCCCCCATTCCCGGCCGACGCCGCCGAGACCGGAGAGTCGAACCTCGAGCTCCTCGACAAGATCATGCGCTTCGCCGGCATCGCCAACCTCACCGGCCTGCCGGCCATCACCTTCCCCGCCGGCTACACCGCCGCAGGCCTGCCGGTGGGCTTCCAGCTCATCGCGGCGCCCTGGCGCGAGGACCTGCTGCTGAAGGCCGCGCTGGTCTCGGAGCACTTCGTGCCCAAGAAGTCCCCCCGGGTGCGCTACGACCTGCTCGGCGAGCAGTGA
- a CDS encoding SDR family oxidoreductase — MRGLKDKRVVVTGAGRGIGRATAERFLEEGAVVAAVDLEAPALEHPRVTNLAADVTSDAGLAAIDAWCAEGGVDVLVNNAGITRDGTALKMSDAAWDQVLAVNLTAVFRLARQAAGRMREQGRGGVILNAASVVAHTGNFGQANYVATKAGVIGLTKTLARELGRKGIRVNAVAPGFVKTPMTDVVPEEVLGQMAARTPLGELGEPADIAAAYAFLASDDARYITATCLDVDGGLVV; from the coding sequence ATGCGTGGACTGAAGGACAAGCGAGTGGTGGTGACCGGCGCCGGCCGGGGGATCGGACGGGCGACGGCCGAGCGCTTCCTCGAGGAGGGCGCCGTGGTGGCCGCGGTGGATCTGGAGGCCCCGGCCCTCGAGCACCCCCGGGTGACGAACCTGGCGGCGGACGTCACCTCCGACGCGGGCCTGGCGGCGATCGACGCCTGGTGCGCTGAGGGGGGCGTGGACGTGCTGGTGAACAACGCCGGCATCACCCGGGACGGCACCGCCCTGAAGATGAGCGACGCGGCCTGGGATCAGGTCCTGGCCGTGAACCTCACGGCCGTCTTCCGCCTCGCCCGCCAGGCCGCCGGCCGGATGCGCGAGCAGGGCCGCGGCGGGGTGATCCTCAACGCGGCGAGCGTGGTCGCCCACACCGGCAACTTCGGTCAGGCGAACTACGTCGCGACCAAGGCCGGGGTCATCGGGCTGACCAAGACCCTGGCCCGGGAGCTGGGCCGCAAGGGCATCCGGGTCAACGCCGTGGCGCCGGGTTTCGTGAAGACCCCGATGACCGACGTCGTCCCGGAGGAGGTCCTGGGCCAGATGGCCGCCCGGACCCCCCTGGGCGAGCTGGGCGAGCCCGCCGACATCGCCGCGGCCTACGCCTTCCTGGCCAGCGACGACGCCCGCTACATCACCGCGACCTGCCTGGACGTGGATGGCGGCCTCGTGGTCTAG